The Changchengzhania lutea genomic sequence TATCACCTTATGCTGATGCTTTATTTCGTTTCTTTTTGCGTAACCCAATCTGTCAAGAAATGGGACGAAAGTTTAAAGTCTCTTTTTCATCTTCAGATGAAGATACGGGACTGTCGTACATGCACGATTTAGGTTTTATTGCGAAGATTGAAAATGGTGTTCGTGGTTTCAAAGTGATGATTGGTGGTGGCTTAGGGTCCCAGCCACGTCATGCAGATGTGCTTTACAATTTTCTGCCTTCAAATAAAATCATTCCAGTAATGGAAGGTGTTTTAAGAATTTTTGATCGTCATGGGGAGCGTAAAAGCCGAACAAAAGCCAGAATTAAATTCTTAATAAAAGATTTAGGATTAGATGCTTTTAAAGCATTAGTTGAAGCCGAACAAAATGCCATTGAATTTAAAACCGTAGCTATTGATGCAGAGACGTATGAAGCTTCAAGACCAGTTGAAGTTACTAAAATTCCTGAAGTAAGAATCAAAGATCAGCTGGCTTATGAAACTTGGAAATCAACAAATCTTATTCCTCAAAAGCAGGATGGTTATATAGCCATCGGTATCAAAGTGCTTTTAGGGGATTTCTACACAGATAAAGCCAGATTATTAGCCAATTTAGTGGAGAACTATGCTGCAGGTGAAATTCGATTAACCTTGCGTCAAAATATTTTAATTCCTTTTGTAAAGGAAGATTTAGTGCCGTTTTTCTATTCAGAATTAGAAAAATTAGGTTTTGTTGAAGCGGGATATAACAAAGCGGTTGACATTACGGCATGTCCGGGAACAGATACCTGTAATTTAGGAATAGCGAGCAGTACAGGAATTGCTGATGAATTAGAACGGGTTATAAAAGTAGAATATCCGCAGTACCTAAAAAACAAGGATCTCGTCATTAAAATAAGTGGTTGCATGAATGCTTGCGGTCAACACAATATGGCTAATATTGGCTTTCAGGGTATGTCTGTTCGTACACCAGAAAAATTGGTTGCACCGGCTTTACAGGTGTTGCTTGGTGGTGGGAATTTAGGTGATGGACAGGGTGTTTTTGCAGATAAAGTGGCTAAGGTCCCAAGTAAAAGGGGACCCGAAGCGCTACGAAGAATTTTAGATGATTTTGAGACCCATGCCCATGGAAAAACGTTTGTTGACTATTATAAGGATACAGGAGACCGTTATTTCTATGACTTGTTAAGCGATTTGCAAGACGTGACCAATTTAACACAGGATGATTTTATTGATTGGGGTGAAGAAGAGAAATATGTAAAGGAAATTGGTGTCGGGGAATGTGCCGGTGTAGTTATTGATTTAATAGCCACATTGTTTTTAGAAAGCGAAGAAAAAATTGAAAATGCCAAAATAGCGTTTGATAATCAAGTGTATTCCAGTGCCATTTATCATGCCTATAGTTCATTGGTAAATTCCGCAAAAGCACTGCTGCTAGCAGAAAATAAAAGAACCAATACCCATGCTGGAATCATTAATCAGTTTGATGAATTTTTTATTAACAATGGCACAATCGACCTAGGTAGTTCTTTTTCAGAATTGATTTATCAAATAAATAAGTTTCCACCAACTGAAGCGTTTGCATCAAAGTATATAGACAATGCGAATCAGTTTTTAGAAAAAGTAAGAGCATTCAGGGAAATTGAAATAAGCAACATTCAGAATAAAGCGGTTTAAAAAGTACCATTCTGAATTTAATGAAGCTTTTTTATTAAATGAATAAGAAAAATAAAAATATAGATTTAGAGAATCCATTTCCCCCTTCGGGGGTTAGGGGGCGATTAACGGTAGTAGGAGCAGGTCCGGGCGATCCAGATCTCATAACACTTAAAGCTATTAGGGCTATAGAATCTGCTAACGTTATTTTATATGACGCTCTTATTAATGAGGAGTTACTTGCGTATGCGTCTTCCGAAACGGAATGTATTTTTGTGGGGAAACGTAAAGGCTGTTATGCATATCAACAAGATCAAATTAACGAACTTATTGTGGTTAAAGCCAAAGAAAAAGGACATGTGGTGCGCTTAAAAGGCGGCGATCCTTTTATTTTTGGCAGAGGCGCTGAAGAAATTGATTATGTTAGACAATTCGGACTGGAAACGGCAGTGGTTCCTGGGATATCGTCGGCTATTGCAGTACCAGCATATCAAGGCATCCCTCTTACAAAACGTGGTGCTTCCGAAAGCTTTTGGGTGGTTACAGCAACCACAAAAGAGCACAAGCTATCAAAGGATATTGTCTTGGCAGCACAATCCACTGCTACTGTTGTTATTTTAATGGGGATGCATAAGTTGGGTGAAATCGTTCAGATTTTTTTAAAAGAAAATAAGCAAGATGAGCCTGTGGCCATTATTCAAAACGGAACGACACAGCATGAAAACGTGGGCATTGGTAACATAAGTACTATTCAAAACATTGTAAAAGAGAAAAATTTATCATCACCTGCAATAATTGTAATTGGTGAGGTTGTAAAAGAACGTGTAACTTTGTCATCAATGTACCAAGAGCTCGCTAATAACTAATGAAAGTACAAGCTGTAAATATTAATGACTCGAAGAATGGTCACTCAACAATCGCATCTGTAAAGGAGCGAAATAATTTATACCCCATTTTTCTAAAGGCAAAAAACTTAAATGTTCTAATTGTCGGCGGTGGTTTTGTGGCTGAAGAAAAATTGACCTTTCTTTTAAAGTCTAGTCCAGATGCACACGTTACTATGGTGTCACCTATGTTTAGAGCAGATACCGTGGCATTAGCAAAAACAGGCTTTGTCACATTGGTTGAAGATGTTTATAAAAAAGACTATTTAAAAGGAAAGCATATCGTGGTGGCAACGACAGATATTCCTAATGTCAATATAAAAGTGTACGAACATTGCCGAAAAAGAAGTATTTTAGTTAATGTTGCTGATAATCCGCCGTATTGCGATTTTTATATGGGTGGGATTGTTACCAAAGGGAATGTGAAAATAGCCATCTCAACAAATGGAAAATCACCAACTACAGCAAAAAGGTTACGCCAATTTTTTGAAGAGGTGATTCCTGAAAATATAGACGATTTGGTTAAAAATTTGAATGTATTTAGAAAAACCATAAAAGGAGATTTCGAACAAAAAGTGGAAACACTTAACGAATTTACTAAGGGATTAATTGCAAAAAGAGAAGTTAAATGATTAAAACAGATATACTTATAATTGGAGCGGGTCCAACAGGATTGTTCACCGTTTTTGAAGCAGGATTATTAAAATTGAAATGTCATTTAATTGATGCTTTGCCTCAACCAGGTGGACAATGCTCAGAAATTTACCCTAAAAAGCCAATTTATGATATTCCAGGTTTTCCTGAAATATTAGCAGGAGATTTAACTAAAAATTTATTGGAACAAGGCAAGCAGTTCGAACCTGGTTTTACGTTAGGCGAGCGCGCCGAAACCATAGAAAAGCAAGATGATGGATCTTTTATTGTAACAACGAATAAAGGCACAAAACATCAAGCACCTGTTGTTGCCATTGCAGGGGGATTAGGCTCTTTCGAGCCCAGAAAACCCGTCCTTGGAGGTATTGCTAATTATGAAGATAAGGGTGTCGAGTATTTTATTAAGGACCCAGAAGTCTACAGAAATAAAAAAGTAGTTATTTCTGGTGGAGGCGATTCTGCACTAGATTGGAGTATCTTTTTAGCCGATGTGGCTTCAGACGTCACCCTCATCCACAGGAGGAATGAATTCAGAGGTGCTTTAGATTCTGTTGAGAAGGTGAGAGAACTCACATTGCTCAATAAAATAAACTTGATAACTCCAGCTGAGGTTACAGGACTGCATGGGAACGGTAAGATAGAATCGGTTACTATAACTAAAGATGGCGAAGAAACACCATTAGAAACCAATCATTTTATACCCTTATTTGGCTTATCACCAAAATTAGGACCAATCGGAAATTGGGGTTTAGAGATTGTTAAAAATGCCATTAAAGTTGATAACACACAAAACTATCAAACCAATATCCCCGGTATTTTTGCCATTGGTGATGTCAATACATATCCTGAAAAGCTAAAGCTCATTCTGTGTGGTTTTCATGAAGCGACTTTAATGTGTCAAGCAGCATATCGCATAATAAACCCAGGTAAAAAGTATGTTTTAAAATATACCACGGTTAGTGGCGTTGATGGTTTTGACGGAACTCGAAAAGAAGCGCCTAAAGCTGTTGTTCAAGCTATAAATTAGTTAAAATATAGAGATCTGCCAGTTTTTAATCCCGATAGCTATCGGGACTGGCAGGTCTGAAACCAAATAAATTTCACAATCCTGCAAGGTTTTAAGCACCTTGTAGGTATTTTTGTTTAAATGATGAAAAGTTATAATGTTTGTTTAAAAGATACGGTTAAAACATTCACGAAGAGATTATTCTATTCGCTGTTTGATTGCGAACAAGAAGTGGCTCAGCAAGACTATTTAGAGGATACATTTCTTAAAATAGTATCTAGCCTAGAAATAAAAGACGGCAATAGCATTTGGGAGTCATTTAAAAAAGAGCTACCTACAATAAGAAAGAAATTAGACTTAGATGCTAGAGCTTTTGAAAAGAATGATCCAGCATGTGAGTGTTTAGAAGAGGTGTATTTGGCTTATCCTGGATTTAACGCAATCTCTATTTATAGATTAAGCCATGAATTATATAAGTTAAAGGTGCGTATTCTTCCTAGAATGATGAGTGAGTGTATTCACGGCATTACTGGAATTGATATTCACCCAGGAGCCACCATTGGTGAATACTTTTATATCGATCATGGAACGGGAATTGTTATTGGTGAAACATCAATTATTGGGAATAAAGTTAAAATTTATCAAGGTGTTACCTTAGGTGGCATTCAAATTTCTAAAGACCTGGCGTCCACGAAAAGACACCCAACTATAAATGATAATGTTACCATTTATGCCAACGCCACAATTTTAGGCGGTGATATCGTTATTGGCGAAAATAGTATTATAGGGGCAAACGTTTGGATTACACAATCGGTACCCGAAAATTCATTAGTAACCTATCAAACAGAAATTAAAATTAGACCAAAAAAGAATGGCATACGAGAATAGTATTATTGGTCAAATTGGCAATACACCTTTAGTTGAGGCAACACATCTTCTTTCAAAAAAAGGGGTGAGATTGTTCTTGAAATTAGAAGGTCATAACCCAGGAGGCAGTGTAAAAGACAGACCTGCTTTCAATATGATTAATGAAGCTTTAAAGCGTGGTGACATAAAAGAAGGAGGGACTTTAGTTGAAGCTACTAGCGGAAATACAGGTATCGCATTGGCTTTTATTTCGAAGTTACTTGGACTGAATATGATACTAATAATGCCTGAAAACTCTACAGAAGAGCGTGTAAAAACAATGCGAGCATATGGTGCTGAAGTCATTTTGACACCTTCTGATATTGGTATTGAAGGATCTAGAGATTTAGCTTTTAAATTACGTGATGAAAAAGGGTATACCTTATTAAATCAGTTTGAAAATGATGATAATTGGAAAGCGCATTATAAAACCACGGGGCCAGAAATTTGGAGAGATACAAATGGTAAAATAACGCATTTTGTATCTGCCATGGGAACCACAGGAACTATAACAGGAGTTTCAACATATTTAAAAGAAAAGAACAAAGACATTATAATTGTTGGGGCACAACCTGCCGATGGCGAGCGTATTCCTGGAATTAGAAAATGGTCACCAGATTACGTGCCTAAATTCTTTGATAGAAGCAAAGTGGATCAAGTTGTTGAAGTTACCGAGGCTCAAGCTAAAGCTATGACCCAGCGATTAGCTAAAGAAGAAGGTATTTTCGCAGGAATGAGCAGTGGTGGCTCCGTATTTAGCGCATTAAAAATAGCAGAAACTATTGATGAAGGCGTCATGGTGGCAATCATATGTGATAGAGGGGATCGGTATTTATCCTCGGCCTTATTTGAATAATCAAGGCAATTTTTTGCAATATATTGTGATATCAAATATATAGTTACTATGTTTGTGTCATAAATCACTGAGTAAGTGATATAAGTTCATAAACGTATTTACAGTGTTATCAAGAAAGGCAGAGGGATTAGACCCGTTGAAGCCTTGGCAACCCTTTATTTTTTAAAGAAGGTGCTACATTCTACTAATTATTCTTAATTAGAAAGATAACGAAAAGTGTTTCTCCTTACTTTTCTTGATGACATACAGATATAAATAATATCAAAATGTCAAACATACATAAAGCTTTACAAGATCGAATTTTGGTTCTAGATGGTGCCATGGGCACAATGCTACAAGCGTATAAATTCAACGAAGCCGATTTTAGAGGCGAACGATTCAAAGATTACCCAACCTCATTACAGGGTAATAACGACCTCCTGTCTATTACCCAACCGCATGCCATTAAAACCATTCACGCTAAGTATTTTGAAGCTGGAGCAGATATTGTGGAAACCAACACTTTTTCAGGAACTACCATTGCTATGGCCGATTATCAAATGCAAGATTTGGTATACGAGCTTAATTATCAATCTGCTAAAATCGCGAAAGAAGTAGCCAATGAATTCACAGCTAAAGAACCTCATAAACCCCGTTTTGTAGCAGGGTCTATTGGACCCACCAATCGGACAGCAAGTATGTCACCCGATGTGAACGATCCAGGTTTTCGAGCCGTAACCTTTAATGATTTGAGAGTCGCTTACAAACAACAAGTGGAGGCACTCATGGACGGCGGCGTAGACATATTGTTAGTAGAAACCGTTTTTGATACCTTAAATGCAAAAGCAGCTTTATTTGCTATAGAAGAAGTTAAAGAAGAACGACATATGGATATTCCCATCATGTTAAGCGGAACGATTACGGATGCTTCTGGCAGAACGCTATCAGGACAAACTGCTGAGGCTTTTTTAATTTCAGTATCACATATTCCTTTATTGTCTATTGGTTTTAATTGTGCCCTAGGCGCTAATTTGTTACAACCTCATTTAGAGGCTATTGCCTCAAAAACCGATTTTGCTATTTCGGCACATCCTAATGCGGGGTTACCAAATGCCTTTGGAGAATATGATGAAACCCCAGAAGAAATGGGTGAGCAAATTGAAGAATATCTAAAAAGGGATTTAATAAATATTATAGGAGGGTGTTGTGGTACAAGCCCAGAGCATATTCGAATGATAGCAAATATTGCAAAAAAATACAAACCACGTCGTCATTCTGAACTTGTTTCAGCATCGCATTAGGAAATAGTTATGATTTTAGAAGTAGCCATATTAAATATAAAGAAAGGTCTTTCTGCAGAATTTGAAATCAATTTTCAAAAGGCAAAAAAGATCATTTCCTCTATGAAAGGCTATGTATCTCACGAATTAAAGAAATGTATCGAGCAAGACGATAAATATATATTATTAGTGAATTGGGAAACGATTGAAGACCATGAAATTGGATTTCGTAGGTCAGAAGAATATCAAGAATGGAAAGCACTATTACATCATTTTTACAACCCATTTCCAATAGTAGAACATTATAAATGATGAAAGTAAAACAAACTAAATATATGCGTTTATCAGGATTAGAACCACTAATCCTAAACGAAAACAGCAATTTTATAAATGTTGGTGAACGAACTAATGTAGCGGGTTCTCGTAAGTTCTTACGATTAATCAAAGAGGGGAAATTTGATGAAGCTTTGGATATTGCACGCCACCAAGTGGATGGTGGTGCACAAATAATTGACATTAATTTTGACGACGGACTTATCGAGGGTAAGGAAGCCATGGTGCGTTTTTTAAATTTGATAGCTGCCGAACCAGATATTTGTCGTGTGCCCATTATGATTGATAGTTCTAAATGGGAAATTATTGAGGCGGGACTGCAAGTGGTTCAAGGTAAGTGCGTGGTAAACTCTATTTCCCTTAAAGAAGGCGAAGAAAAATTTATATGGGAAGCTAAACAAATTAAGCGTTACGGTGCAGCTGTAATAGTTATGGCTTTTGATGAAGAAGGACAAGCAGATAATTATGAGCGCCGTTTAGAAATTGCGAAACGGTCATATGGTATATTGGTCGACATGGTAAACTTTCCTTCGGAAGATATCATTTTCGATTTAAACATATTTCCTGTAGCCACAGGAATGGACGAACATCGCAGAAATGCCATCGATTTTATTGAAGCCACACGTTGGGTTCGCCAAAATTTACCAAATGCCAGTGTAAGTGGAGGTGTTAGCAATGTGTCGTTTTCATTTAGAGGAAACGACGGTGTTCGGGAAGCCATGCACTCCGTTTTTTTATATCATGCCATACAAGCGGGTATGAATATGGGAATAGTAAATCCAGCATTGTTGGAAGTGTATGACGATATTCCAAAGGATTTATTAGAACATGTAGAAGATGTTATTTTAGATAGAAGGGACGATGCCACTGAACGGTTATTGGATTTTGCTGAAACCGTAAAAGGCTCTAAGGTCGAAAAAGGATTGAATTTGTCGTGGCGTGAAAATTCGTTACAAGATAGAATTACACATGCTCTAGTAAAAGGGATTGATGCTTTTATTATTGAAGATGTGGAGCAAGCCAGACAAGAGGCTGAAAAACCAATTGAGGTTATTGAAGGCCATTTAATGATCGGTATGAATGTGGTAGGCGATTTGTTTGGTGCCGGAAAAATGTTTTTGCCACAGGTGGTAAAATCGGCGCGCGTGATGAAAAAAGCGGTTGGGTATTTGAATCCGTTTATTGAAGCTGAAAAAGGCGATAAACAAGAACCCGTTGGTAAAATATTAATGGCAACGGTAAAGGGTGATGTGCATGATATCGGTAAAAATATTGTAAGCGTTGTTTTAGCATGTAACAATTACGAAATCATTGATTTGGGAGTCATGGTGGCACCAGAAAAAATTATTGAAACCGCCATTAAAGAGCGTGTGGATGCTATTGGGTTATCCGGTTTAATTACGCCATCGCTTGATGAAATGGTGTATCTGGCAAAAGAAATGCAGCGTCAGAATTTTGAAGTGCCTTTGCTTATTGGCGGTGCCACAACATCCAAAGCGCATACAGCTGTAAAGATCGATACGCAATATAAAAATGCCGTGGTTCATGTAAATGATGCGTCTAGAGCCGTTACCGTAGTAGGAGATTTATTGAATAAAAAGACCTCCCACGAGTATGTAGTGAATATGAAGAAAGATTATGATGAATTTCGGACTAAGTTTTTAAAACGCGGCAAAGAGAAATCATATATTTCAATTAACGAAGCGCGGCAACGAAAATTTAAAATTGATTGGGAAACTTCTGAAATTGTAAAACCAAAAGAATTTGGTGTACAGATTTTAAAGCAACTAAGACTAAAGGAACTTTTGCCATTTATAGATTGGAGTCCGTTTTTTAGAAGTTGGGATTTACATGGAAAGTATCCGGATATTTTAAAGGATGATGTTGTTGGAGAGCAAGCACGTCAGTTATTTGAAGACGCGCAAGAGTTGATAAATCAAATTATTGCAAAACAACAATTAAAACCGAAAGGTGTTTTTGGATTATTTGAAGCGAATAGTGTAAACGAAGATGATATTTCAATTCAGAAAAAAGGAAAGGAAATAGCAGTTTTTAGAACGTTACGCCAACAATTGAAAAAGCGTGATGGGATTTCAAACATAGCACTTGCAGATTTTGTAGCTCCTAAAGAAAGAGCGAAAACTGATTATATGGGCGCTTTTTGTACAGCCATTTTTGGGGCTCAAGAATTAGCCGATAGTTATAGAGCTAAAGAAGATGATTACAGTGCAATTATGGTGCAAGCCATTGCCGATCGATTTGCCGAAGCTTTTGCAGAATATTTGCATAAGCAAGTAAGAATGAAACATTGGGGATATGCTGCAGATGAAGATTTAAGTAACGATGATTTAATTAAAGAAAGTTATAAAGGGATTCGTCCAGCACCGGGTTATCCTGCATGTCCCGATCATTTAGAAAAGGAAACCATTTGGGAACTATTGGAGGTTGAAAAGTTAATTGGAGTCACATTAACAGAGAGTCTAGCCATGTGGCCAGCGGCGGCAGTATCAGGGTATTATTTTGGAAATCCAGAAGCAAAGTATTTTGGATTAGGTAAAATTACCGATGACCAAGTATCAGACTATGCCATTAGAAAGGGTATAACCAAAGCGAAAGCTCGAAAGTGGTTGCATCCCAATATTGCTGAACAATAAAAGCCCACTTTCCCTATAGCTATTGGGACTCCCGAAGAGGAGTGACAAATTGAGATAGGGAAAAATTGATAAAAAGAAATTAAAATTAAACACATCCATTAAAGCCCCTCCTTTGGAGGGGTTGGGGAGGATTTACATAACAGTGGTGCGTTAGCGATTGTAGCAACATCCTTTTTTGAGATTATCGAAACCAAAATATTTTTTGGTTGAAGATATCGAAGTGAAGCTTTAAAAAAGATATAGCGGAAAGCGCGACCGTGAGCATTTCCTGCAAGGTTTTGGAAACCTTGTAGGTATTAAGCAAAGGGTAACGCCAAAAGAAAAATATAAAAAGCTACTTTAAATCATTTGTGAATTCGTGGCTATAAAGGATAATATTAACCAATTAAAAGGCCCTTAGGGGGGGTAGGGGAATGAAAGTAACAGAACATATTAAAAAAGCAGACAGGAAAACCTTGTTTTCCTTTGAAATTATACCGCCGCAAAAAGGCAGGAATATTCAAGAATTGTATGACAATATTGATCCGTTGATGGAGTTTAATCCGCCATTTATAGATGTAACAACGTCAAGGGAAGAGTATATTTATATTGATAAAGGGGATGGGCTTTTAGATAGAAAAATAACGAGAATGCGTCCAGGAACGGTTGGTATTTGTGCTGCCATTAAACATAAATATAACGTAGATACGATTCCGCATGTGCTTTGCGGCGGTTTTACAAAGGAGGAAACGGAGTATTTGTTGGTAGATTGCCATTATTTGGGTATCGATAATGTGATGGCGTTGCGGGGCGATGCCATGAATCATCAAAAATATTTTGAACCTTCTAAAGGCGGGCACTGTTATGCGACCGAACTGGTAGGGCAGATGAACGATTTGAATCACGGTAAATACTTGCATGATGTGATTGAGTCTGATAATAAAACAGATTTTTGCGTGGGCGTTGCAGGCTATCCGGAGAAGCATTTGGAGGCACCATCCTTAAATAACGACTTAAAACGACTTAAAGAAAAGGTAGATGCTGGTGCAGATTATATAGTGACCCAAATGTTTTTTAATAATGAAAAATATTTTGAGTTTGTGGAAAAAGCTAAGGAATTCGGGATTGATGTGCCCATTATTCCGGGTATTAAACCCATAGCTATAAAGCGCCATTTGCAATTATTACCACAGGTATTTAAGATTGATATTCCTGAAGCACTAATTCATGAAGTTGAAAAGTGCAAGGATAACAAACAAGTACGGCAGGTAGGAATAGATTGGGCTATACAGCAGTCTAAGGAATTGCAAACTTATGGGGTGCCCGTATTGCACTACTATTCTATGGGCAAAAGTGATAATATAAAAGCCATTGCTTCAAAATTATTTTAATTATTCTGTTACATTTGCCACTTAAGCCAACTGGTTAATGAGAATATTATTTTTTTGTATATTTTTCACATGCGTTTCTATTACTTTCTCTCAAGATAAAGAATCTTCGTCTTACATAGATGTCAATTATTTTAAAGGCAATATTGCCTTACATAATAACGATATTTTGCATTTAATTAAAGGGCATCCCGAAGGTGTTATTCTAAGCTGGAATAAAAAAACCTACGGGTTTAACAAGTGGGAACAACGTTTTAATTATCCTGATTATGGTTTTTCCTTTGCTTATCAAAATTTAAAAAATGATGTACTAGGAAATAATTACTCGCTTTACGCGCATTATAACTTTTATTTTTTAAAGCGCAATCTTATGATGCGCATTGGTCAAGGTCTAGCCTATACAACCAATCCTTACGATAAAATCGAGAACTTTAGAAACATTGCTTTTGGTTCGAGGATCATGAGCAGTACGTGCCTCATGTTAAATTATAAAAAGGAGCGCGTCATTGATAACTTTGGGTTGCAGGCGGGAGTTTCTTTAATTCATTATTCAAATGCCAATGTAAAAGCACCCAATACCAGTATTAATTCACTCACTTTTAATTTAGGCGTGACCTATAATTTAGATGAAGATGAACCTGAATTTCAGCAAACTTTAGATGAAAATGATCAAAAATTTACCCAACCAATTAGGTATAATTTTGCTTTTAGAACGGGTATTAATGAAAGTGATATTGTTGGCAGTGGTCAGTTTCCGTTTTACGTTTTTTCAGCCTATGCCGATAAACGTATTAATAGAAAAAGCGCTTTGCAATTGGGAACCGATGTGTTTTTTTCAAACTTTTTAAAAGAATTAATTTATTACCAAAGTGTGTCGTTTCCTGAAGAAAATGTCACTGGCGATGAAGACTATAAACGTGTTGGTGTTTTTACTGGACATGAATTATTTATGAATAAGACCTCTTTAGAAACGCAGCTGGGGTATTATGTGTATTATCCTTTTGACTTTGAAGGGCGTATGTATTTTAGAATAGGCTTGAAACGGTACTTTGGAAAAAAGTGGTTTGGTGCTTTAACATTAAAATCCCATGGTGCAAAAGCCGAGGCTGTCGAATTTGGATTTGGAGTCAGGTTGTAAATTACTAAATATGGAGCAAAGATTAACGATAATAACCCTTGGCGTAAACGACTTAACCAAGTCTTCGAAATTTTATGAAGAGACCTTTGGTTGGAAAAAGATGACATCAAGTAATGAATATATTAGCTTTTTTCAGTTAAATGGCATGTTGTTATCCCTTTATCCTAAAGAAAAACTAGCAGAAGATGCTACGGTTGAAAGTCAAGGTAACGGATTTAAAGGGTTTACTTTAGCCTTTAATACCAGAACAAAAGAAGAGGTTGGTGAATTAATCCAAACACTTGAAGGTAAAGGTGTAAAAGTTGTTAAAAAACCAAAGGCTACGGATTGGGGCGGCTATAGTGGTTACGTTGCAGATGTAGATGATAATCTTTGGGAAATTGCCTATAATCCATTTTTAGCTTTAGATGACAAAGGAAACACCATTCAATCGTAAAGCGTTTACTATGAAAAAAATAATTTACATCCTGTCCTTTTTTCTGATTTTGGCTTGCGATAGCGAAAATGCAGGGGATTGTTTTCAAAAATCAGGAAGCATTATTCAGAAAGAGGTTGTCCTTGAAGGCTTCGATAAGATATTGGTTAATCGGGATGTGGAATTGATAATTAAAGAAGGTGCAGTTCAAAAGGTTGTCATTGAAACTGGGAGTAATCTATTAAATGATGTA encodes the following:
- a CDS encoding homocysteine S-methyltransferase family protein; translation: MSNIHKALQDRILVLDGAMGTMLQAYKFNEADFRGERFKDYPTSLQGNNDLLSITQPHAIKTIHAKYFEAGADIVETNTFSGTTIAMADYQMQDLVYELNYQSAKIAKEVANEFTAKEPHKPRFVAGSIGPTNRTASMSPDVNDPGFRAVTFNDLRVAYKQQVEALMDGGVDILLVETVFDTLNAKAALFAIEEVKEERHMDIPIMLSGTITDASGRTLSGQTAEAFLISVSHIPLLSIGFNCALGANLLQPHLEAIASKTDFAISAHPNAGLPNAFGEYDETPEEMGEQIEEYLKRDLINIIGGCCGTSPEHIRMIANIAKKYKPRRHSELVSASH
- a CDS encoding acyloxyacyl hydrolase, whose translation is MRILFFCIFFTCVSITFSQDKESSSYIDVNYFKGNIALHNNDILHLIKGHPEGVILSWNKKTYGFNKWEQRFNYPDYGFSFAYQNLKNDVLGNNYSLYAHYNFYFLKRNLMMRIGQGLAYTTNPYDKIENFRNIAFGSRIMSSTCLMLNYKKERVIDNFGLQAGVSLIHYSNANVKAPNTSINSLTFNLGVTYNLDEDEPEFQQTLDENDQKFTQPIRYNFAFRTGINESDIVGSGQFPFYVFSAYADKRINRKSALQLGTDVFFSNFLKELIYYQSVSFPEENVTGDEDYKRVGVFTGHELFMNKTSLETQLGYYVYYPFDFEGRMYFRIGLKRYFGKKWFGALTLKSHGAKAEAVEFGFGVRL
- the metF gene encoding methylenetetrahydrofolate reductase [NAD(P)H], whose translation is MKVTEHIKKADRKTLFSFEIIPPQKGRNIQELYDNIDPLMEFNPPFIDVTTSREEYIYIDKGDGLLDRKITRMRPGTVGICAAIKHKYNVDTIPHVLCGGFTKEETEYLLVDCHYLGIDNVMALRGDAMNHQKYFEPSKGGHCYATELVGQMNDLNHGKYLHDVIESDNKTDFCVGVAGYPEKHLEAPSLNNDLKRLKEKVDAGADYIVTQMFFNNEKYFEFVEKAKEFGIDVPIIPGIKPIAIKRHLQLLPQVFKIDIPEALIHEVEKCKDNKQVRQVGIDWAIQQSKELQTYGVPVLHYYSMGKSDNIKAIASKLF
- the metH gene encoding methionine synthase; translated protein: MKVKQTKYMRLSGLEPLILNENSNFINVGERTNVAGSRKFLRLIKEGKFDEALDIARHQVDGGAQIIDINFDDGLIEGKEAMVRFLNLIAAEPDICRVPIMIDSSKWEIIEAGLQVVQGKCVVNSISLKEGEEKFIWEAKQIKRYGAAVIVMAFDEEGQADNYERRLEIAKRSYGILVDMVNFPSEDIIFDLNIFPVATGMDEHRRNAIDFIEATRWVRQNLPNASVSGGVSNVSFSFRGNDGVREAMHSVFLYHAIQAGMNMGIVNPALLEVYDDIPKDLLEHVEDVILDRRDDATERLLDFAETVKGSKVEKGLNLSWRENSLQDRITHALVKGIDAFIIEDVEQARQEAEKPIEVIEGHLMIGMNVVGDLFGAGKMFLPQVVKSARVMKKAVGYLNPFIEAEKGDKQEPVGKILMATVKGDVHDIGKNIVSVVLACNNYEIIDLGVMVAPEKIIETAIKERVDAIGLSGLITPSLDEMVYLAKEMQRQNFEVPLLIGGATTSKAHTAVKIDTQYKNAVVHVNDASRAVTVVGDLLNKKTSHEYVVNMKKDYDEFRTKFLKRGKEKSYISINEARQRKFKIDWETSEIVKPKEFGVQILKQLRLKELLPFIDWSPFFRSWDLHGKYPDILKDDVVGEQARQLFEDAQELINQIIAKQQLKPKGVFGLFEANSVNEDDISIQKKGKEIAVFRTLRQQLKKRDGISNIALADFVAPKERAKTDYMGAFCTAIFGAQELADSYRAKEDDYSAIMVQAIADRFAEAFAEYLHKQVRMKHWGYAADEDLSNDDLIKESYKGIRPAPGYPACPDHLEKETIWELLEVEKLIGVTLTESLAMWPAAAVSGYYFGNPEAKYFGLGKITDDQVSDYAIRKGITKAKARKWLHPNIAEQ
- a CDS encoding antibiotic biosynthesis monooxygenase family protein, giving the protein MILEVAILNIKKGLSAEFEINFQKAKKIISSMKGYVSHELKKCIEQDDKYILLVNWETIEDHEIGFRRSEEYQEWKALLHHFYNPFPIVEHYK
- a CDS encoding VOC family protein encodes the protein MEQRLTIITLGVNDLTKSSKFYEETFGWKKMTSSNEYISFFQLNGMLLSLYPKEKLAEDATVESQGNGFKGFTLAFNTRTKEEVGELIQTLEGKGVKVVKKPKATDWGGYSGYVADVDDNLWEIAYNPFLALDDKGNTIQS